The following coding sequences lie in one Gouania willdenowi chromosome 5, fGouWil2.1, whole genome shotgun sequence genomic window:
- the tespa1 gene encoding uncharacterized protein tespa1 isoform X1, translated as MDSSSSSSTVRRTAWISSSRHRSTVEEPERELSCLPPASTLDDNVFSDGCLPGNIENWLLRCGSKAGSEKDSQSSASKLDGEQFISEHGLAQHIALKDCGRPTSSIHQQRSSPSFLRFNHSIASSHVSSSSWKSSVTEVLELYSEDAEKTLSDLGFGWEEPEMAIRIPPRFLMFPSQAKGINFRLFLDSQLRRIREEDPSLSLASRFRQVQVLTEMANAFYSLYSHVSRTPLQKLESPEFSFSSSTVERIERFRNSSRHEPRSPVERLKDTVNKMCLYTSPRVSESTSPQPSPRKECCSPEVVDFPLAFRPEAEKKRNLGELYLNISAGDVELAEDSHLSDIQTKKWMMQDSIIAGHQVISENLVRQSNLDNMVESVRTFGNFSSEKNLMSTEQYFSSRTAELKPVTKVASDLFFSQRASICCQNTHILSGIPSEAGSKDTSCPACPFQHNGDECRTEGAPTREAALVDSSELSFDLQRYNSRDPLCTITVSDWEGDSMNASQRCEVELLEVEGQYLLPLAHQDQGHVSKSMQQVPSFEMEEVQSAGEEDFGQTETSRASLSMKCAVVRGDSMQSDSSGYADEEICPSPERQ; from the exons ATGGACAGCTCATCGTCCTCCTCCACAGTGAGGAGGACAGCCTGGATCAGCAGCAGTCGACATCGGTCCACTGTGGAGGAACCAGAGAGAGAGCTGAGCTGCCTACCACCAGCATCTACTTTGGACGACAACGTGTTTTCTGatg GATGCCTCCCTGGAAACATTGAGAATTGGCTTCTGCGTTGTGG GTCAAAAGCTGGCTCAGAGAAAGATAGCCAAAGTTCAG CTTCCAAGTTAGATGGAGAACAGTTTATCTCTGAACATGG ACTGGCACAACACATTGCCCTTAAAGACTGTGGAAGACCCACCAGTAG CATTCACCAACAGAGATCTTCTCCTTCGTTTTTGAGATTCAACCACAGCATAGCATCCAGTCATGTCTCCTCCTCCAGCTGGAAATCAAG TGTAACAGAGGTCCTGGAGTTGTATTCAGAAGACGCAGAGAAGACTCTTTCAGATTTGGGATTTGGTTGGGAAGAGCCAGAGATGGCCATACGCATCCCTCCTCGCTTCTTAATGTTTCCCTCTCAAGCCAAAGGCATCAACTTCCGCCTTTTTCTAGATTCACAACTTCGACGCATCAGAGAGGAAGATCCAAGCCTTTCTCTTGCAA GTCGCTTCAGACAAGTACAAGTTCTCACAGAGATGGCCAACGCTTTCTATTCTCTCTACTCCCATGTGTCGCGCACTCCTCTCCAGAAACTGGAATCACCAGAGTTCTCCTTCAGCTCTTCTACTGTGGAAAGAATCGAGCGGTTCAGGAACAGTTCTCGTCATGAACCTCGGTCTCCTGTGGAGAGACTGAAAGACACCGTCAACaagatgtgtctgtacacatcTCCCCGCGTATCAGAGTCCACCTCCCCACAGCCCTCACCGAGGAAAGAGTGCTGTTCACCAGAAGTTGTGGATTTCCCTTTGGCGTTTAGGCCTGAAGCTGAAAAGAAGCGGAATTTGGGAGAACTTTATTTGAACATTTCCGCTGGGGATGTTGAGCTTGCCGAAGATTCTCACCTATCAGATATTCAGACTAAAAAATGGATGATGCAGGACAGTATAATAGCTGGTCATCAGGTTATTAGTGAAAATCTAGTCCGACAATCAAACCTGGATAACATGGTTGAAAGTGTAAGAACGTTCGGTAACTTTTCATCTGAGAAAAACTTGATGAGTACTGAGCAATATTTTTCTTCAAGAACTGCTGAGCTAAAGCCTGTCACCAAGGTTGCAAGTGATTTATTCTTCTCACAGAGAGCCTCAATATGttgtcaaaacacacacatcttaTCTGGGATTCCCTCTGAGGCAGGaagcaaagacacatcatgtCCTGCATGTCCCTTTCAACACAATGGGGATGAGTGCAGGACTGAAGGCGCTCCTACCAGAGAAGCCGCCTTGGTGGATTCATCAGAGTTATCTTTTGACCTGCAGAGATATAACAGCAGAGACCCTCTTTGCACAATCACAGTGTCCGACTGGGAAGGAGATTCCATGAATGCATCTCAGAGATGTGAGGTGGAACTTTTGGAAGTAGAGGGACAGTATCTGCTTCCACTTGCACATCAGGACCAAGGCCACGTCTCAAAAAGCATGCAGCAAGTCCCCTCCTTTGAGATGGAAGAG GTGCAAAGTGCAGGAGAGGAAGATTTTGGACAAACAGAAACTTCAAGAGCATCTTTGTCAATGAAAT GTGCAGTGGTTCGTGGTGACAGCATGCAGTCAGACAGCAGTGGCTATGCAGATGAAGAAATTTGCCCTTCACCAGAGCGACAATAA
- the tespa1 gene encoding uncharacterized protein tespa1 isoform X3, with translation MDSSSSSSTVRRTAWISSSRHRSTVEEPERELSCLPPASTLDDNVFSDGCLPGNIENWLLRCGSKAGSEKDSQSSASKLDGEQFISEHGIHQQRSSPSFLRFNHSIASSHVSSSSWKSSVTEVLELYSEDAEKTLSDLGFGWEEPEMAIRIPPRFLMFPSQAKGINFRLFLDSQLRRIREEDPSLSLASRFRQVQVLTEMANAFYSLYSHVSRTPLQKLESPEFSFSSSTVERIERFRNSSRHEPRSPVERLKDTVNKMCLYTSPRVSESTSPQPSPRKECCSPEVVDFPLAFRPEAEKKRNLGELYLNISAGDVELAEDSHLSDIQTKKWMMQDSIIAGHQVISENLVRQSNLDNMVESVRTFGNFSSEKNLMSTEQYFSSRTAELKPVTKVASDLFFSQRASICCQNTHILSGIPSEAGSKDTSCPACPFQHNGDECRTEGAPTREAALVDSSELSFDLQRYNSRDPLCTITVSDWEGDSMNASQRCEVELLEVEGQYLLPLAHQDQGHVSKSMQQVPSFEMEEVQSAGEEDFGQTETSRASLSMKCAVVRGDSMQSDSSGYADEEICPSPERQ, from the exons ATGGACAGCTCATCGTCCTCCTCCACAGTGAGGAGGACAGCCTGGATCAGCAGCAGTCGACATCGGTCCACTGTGGAGGAACCAGAGAGAGAGCTGAGCTGCCTACCACCAGCATCTACTTTGGACGACAACGTGTTTTCTGatg GATGCCTCCCTGGAAACATTGAGAATTGGCTTCTGCGTTGTGG GTCAAAAGCTGGCTCAGAGAAAGATAGCCAAAGTTCAG CTTCCAAGTTAGATGGAGAACAGTTTATCTCTGAACATGG CATTCACCAACAGAGATCTTCTCCTTCGTTTTTGAGATTCAACCACAGCATAGCATCCAGTCATGTCTCCTCCTCCAGCTGGAAATCAAG TGTAACAGAGGTCCTGGAGTTGTATTCAGAAGACGCAGAGAAGACTCTTTCAGATTTGGGATTTGGTTGGGAAGAGCCAGAGATGGCCATACGCATCCCTCCTCGCTTCTTAATGTTTCCCTCTCAAGCCAAAGGCATCAACTTCCGCCTTTTTCTAGATTCACAACTTCGACGCATCAGAGAGGAAGATCCAAGCCTTTCTCTTGCAA GTCGCTTCAGACAAGTACAAGTTCTCACAGAGATGGCCAACGCTTTCTATTCTCTCTACTCCCATGTGTCGCGCACTCCTCTCCAGAAACTGGAATCACCAGAGTTCTCCTTCAGCTCTTCTACTGTGGAAAGAATCGAGCGGTTCAGGAACAGTTCTCGTCATGAACCTCGGTCTCCTGTGGAGAGACTGAAAGACACCGTCAACaagatgtgtctgtacacatcTCCCCGCGTATCAGAGTCCACCTCCCCACAGCCCTCACCGAGGAAAGAGTGCTGTTCACCAGAAGTTGTGGATTTCCCTTTGGCGTTTAGGCCTGAAGCTGAAAAGAAGCGGAATTTGGGAGAACTTTATTTGAACATTTCCGCTGGGGATGTTGAGCTTGCCGAAGATTCTCACCTATCAGATATTCAGACTAAAAAATGGATGATGCAGGACAGTATAATAGCTGGTCATCAGGTTATTAGTGAAAATCTAGTCCGACAATCAAACCTGGATAACATGGTTGAAAGTGTAAGAACGTTCGGTAACTTTTCATCTGAGAAAAACTTGATGAGTACTGAGCAATATTTTTCTTCAAGAACTGCTGAGCTAAAGCCTGTCACCAAGGTTGCAAGTGATTTATTCTTCTCACAGAGAGCCTCAATATGttgtcaaaacacacacatcttaTCTGGGATTCCCTCTGAGGCAGGaagcaaagacacatcatgtCCTGCATGTCCCTTTCAACACAATGGGGATGAGTGCAGGACTGAAGGCGCTCCTACCAGAGAAGCCGCCTTGGTGGATTCATCAGAGTTATCTTTTGACCTGCAGAGATATAACAGCAGAGACCCTCTTTGCACAATCACAGTGTCCGACTGGGAAGGAGATTCCATGAATGCATCTCAGAGATGTGAGGTGGAACTTTTGGAAGTAGAGGGACAGTATCTGCTTCCACTTGCACATCAGGACCAAGGCCACGTCTCAAAAAGCATGCAGCAAGTCCCCTCCTTTGAGATGGAAGAG GTGCAAAGTGCAGGAGAGGAAGATTTTGGACAAACAGAAACTTCAAGAGCATCTTTGTCAATGAAAT GTGCAGTGGTTCGTGGTGACAGCATGCAGTCAGACAGCAGTGGCTATGCAGATGAAGAAATTTGCCCTTCACCAGAGCGACAATAA
- the tespa1 gene encoding uncharacterized protein tespa1 isoform X2, protein MDSSSSSSTVRRTAWISSSRHRSTVEEPERELSCLPPASTLDDNVFSDGCLPGNIENWLLRCGSKAGSEKDSQSSASKLDGEQFISEHGLAQHIALKDCGRPTSSIHQQRSSPSFLRFNHSIASSHVSSSSWKSSVTEVLELYSEDAEKTLSDLGFGWEEPEMAIRIPPRFLMFPSQAKGINFRLFLDSQLRRIREEDPSLSLASRFRQVQVLTEMANAFYSLYSHVSRTPLQKLESPEFSFSSSTVERIERFRNSSRHEPRSPVERLKDTVNKMCLYTSPRVSESTSPQPSPRKECCSPEVVDFPLAFRPEAEKKRNLGELYLNISAGDVELAEDSHLSDIQTKKWMMQDSIIAGHQVISENLVRQSNLDNMVESVRTFGNFSSEKNLMSTEQYFSSRTAELKPVTKVASDLFFSQRASICCQNTHILSGIPSEAGSKDTSCPACPFQHNGDECRTEGAPTREAALVDSSELSFDLQRYNSRDPLCTITVSDWEGDSMNASQRCEVELLEVEGQYLLPLAHQDQGHVSKSMQQVPSFEMEEVQSAGEEDFGQTETSRASLSMKLVRGDSMQSDSSGYADEEICPSPERQ, encoded by the exons ATGGACAGCTCATCGTCCTCCTCCACAGTGAGGAGGACAGCCTGGATCAGCAGCAGTCGACATCGGTCCACTGTGGAGGAACCAGAGAGAGAGCTGAGCTGCCTACCACCAGCATCTACTTTGGACGACAACGTGTTTTCTGatg GATGCCTCCCTGGAAACATTGAGAATTGGCTTCTGCGTTGTGG GTCAAAAGCTGGCTCAGAGAAAGATAGCCAAAGTTCAG CTTCCAAGTTAGATGGAGAACAGTTTATCTCTGAACATGG ACTGGCACAACACATTGCCCTTAAAGACTGTGGAAGACCCACCAGTAG CATTCACCAACAGAGATCTTCTCCTTCGTTTTTGAGATTCAACCACAGCATAGCATCCAGTCATGTCTCCTCCTCCAGCTGGAAATCAAG TGTAACAGAGGTCCTGGAGTTGTATTCAGAAGACGCAGAGAAGACTCTTTCAGATTTGGGATTTGGTTGGGAAGAGCCAGAGATGGCCATACGCATCCCTCCTCGCTTCTTAATGTTTCCCTCTCAAGCCAAAGGCATCAACTTCCGCCTTTTTCTAGATTCACAACTTCGACGCATCAGAGAGGAAGATCCAAGCCTTTCTCTTGCAA GTCGCTTCAGACAAGTACAAGTTCTCACAGAGATGGCCAACGCTTTCTATTCTCTCTACTCCCATGTGTCGCGCACTCCTCTCCAGAAACTGGAATCACCAGAGTTCTCCTTCAGCTCTTCTACTGTGGAAAGAATCGAGCGGTTCAGGAACAGTTCTCGTCATGAACCTCGGTCTCCTGTGGAGAGACTGAAAGACACCGTCAACaagatgtgtctgtacacatcTCCCCGCGTATCAGAGTCCACCTCCCCACAGCCCTCACCGAGGAAAGAGTGCTGTTCACCAGAAGTTGTGGATTTCCCTTTGGCGTTTAGGCCTGAAGCTGAAAAGAAGCGGAATTTGGGAGAACTTTATTTGAACATTTCCGCTGGGGATGTTGAGCTTGCCGAAGATTCTCACCTATCAGATATTCAGACTAAAAAATGGATGATGCAGGACAGTATAATAGCTGGTCATCAGGTTATTAGTGAAAATCTAGTCCGACAATCAAACCTGGATAACATGGTTGAAAGTGTAAGAACGTTCGGTAACTTTTCATCTGAGAAAAACTTGATGAGTACTGAGCAATATTTTTCTTCAAGAACTGCTGAGCTAAAGCCTGTCACCAAGGTTGCAAGTGATTTATTCTTCTCACAGAGAGCCTCAATATGttgtcaaaacacacacatcttaTCTGGGATTCCCTCTGAGGCAGGaagcaaagacacatcatgtCCTGCATGTCCCTTTCAACACAATGGGGATGAGTGCAGGACTGAAGGCGCTCCTACCAGAGAAGCCGCCTTGGTGGATTCATCAGAGTTATCTTTTGACCTGCAGAGATATAACAGCAGAGACCCTCTTTGCACAATCACAGTGTCCGACTGGGAAGGAGATTCCATGAATGCATCTCAGAGATGTGAGGTGGAACTTTTGGAAGTAGAGGGACAGTATCTGCTTCCACTTGCACATCAGGACCAAGGCCACGTCTCAAAAAGCATGCAGCAAGTCCCCTCCTTTGAGATGGAAGAG GTGCAAAGTGCAGGAGAGGAAGATTTTGGACAAACAGAAACTTCAAGAGCATCTTTGTCAATGAAAT TGGTTCGTGGTGACAGCATGCAGTCAGACAGCAGTGGCTATGCAGATGAAGAAATTTGCCCTTCACCAGAGCGACAATAA